A stretch of Caballeronia sp. SL2Y3 DNA encodes these proteins:
- the otnK gene encoding 3-oxo-tetronate kinase, translating into MHTSTRHPVLGCIADDFTGATDLASMLVRGGMRTVQTIGVPASDARLDADAVVVALKSRTIEAADAVAQSLAALDWLRAQGCRQFFFKYCSTFDSTDAGNIGPVAEALLDALAGQSGADFTIACPAFPENKRTVYRGHLFVGDALLSESGMEHHPLTPMRDPNLVRVLQRQSKSKVGLIASDTVAAGADAVRGAIAALRADGVRLAIADALTDADLRTLGAACADLALVTGGSGVAIGLPENFRRAGLIEANDKAADLPAVEGPALVLAGSASKATNGQVAEWIAARPAYRVDPRALARGEAVVDDALAFIDAHAPQPVLVYATASPDEVKAVQQELGSAAAGQLVEDALAAIAREARARGVRRFVVAGGETSGAVVQALGVQMLQIGPPIDPGVPVTVSVGDTPLALALKSGNFGARDFFDKALRYIEGERA; encoded by the coding sequence ATGCACACATCCACCCGGCATCCCGTCCTGGGATGCATCGCCGACGACTTCACCGGCGCCACCGATCTCGCGAGCATGCTCGTGCGCGGCGGCATGCGCACGGTTCAGACTATCGGCGTCCCCGCCTCGGACGCGCGCCTCGACGCGGACGCCGTGGTCGTCGCGCTCAAATCGCGGACGATCGAAGCGGCCGATGCCGTCGCCCAATCGCTCGCGGCGCTCGACTGGCTGCGCGCGCAGGGTTGCCGCCAGTTCTTCTTCAAATACTGTTCGACGTTCGATTCCACCGATGCCGGCAACATCGGCCCGGTCGCCGAGGCGCTGCTCGATGCGCTCGCCGGGCAAAGCGGCGCGGACTTCACGATAGCCTGCCCTGCGTTTCCCGAGAACAAGCGCACGGTCTATCGCGGGCATCTTTTCGTCGGTGACGCGCTTCTAAGCGAATCGGGCATGGAGCACCATCCGCTCACGCCGATGCGCGACCCGAATCTCGTTCGCGTCCTCCAACGGCAAAGCAAATCGAAGGTCGGTCTGATCGCGAGCGATACGGTCGCCGCGGGCGCCGATGCCGTGCGCGGCGCGATCGCCGCCCTGCGCGCCGACGGCGTGCGGCTCGCCATTGCCGACGCGCTCACCGACGCCGACCTGCGCACGCTCGGCGCGGCCTGCGCCGATCTCGCGCTCGTCACGGGCGGCTCGGGCGTCGCCATCGGCTTGCCGGAGAACTTCCGGCGCGCCGGACTCATCGAGGCGAACGACAAGGCAGCGGACCTGCCCGCCGTGGAAGGCCCGGCGCTCGTGCTGGCGGGCAGCGCATCGAAGGCGACGAACGGGCAAGTAGCCGAGTGGATCGCGGCGCGGCCGGCGTATCGCGTCGATCCCCGCGCGCTCGCACGAGGCGAGGCGGTCGTCGACGACGCGCTCGCCTTCATCGACGCCCACGCGCCGCAGCCGGTGCTGGTCTACGCCACGGCTTCGCCCGATGAAGTCAAGGCGGTGCAGCAAGAGCTCGGCAGCGCGGCGGCGGGCCAGCTCGTCGAAGATGCGCTCGCCGCCATCGCCCGTGAAGCCCGCGCGCGCGGCGTGCGCAGGTTCGTGGTCGCGGGCGGCGAGACATCGGGCGCCGTGGTGCAGGCGCTCGGCGTTCAGATGTTGCAGATCGGGCCGCCCATCGATCCGGGCGTGCCCGTGACCGTGAGCGTCGGCGATACGCCGCTTGCGCTGGCATTGAAGTCCGGCAACTTCGGCGCGCGCGATTTCTTCGACAAGGCGCTGCGTTACATCGAAGGAGAGCGCGCGTGA
- a CDS encoding aldolase has translation MSDTVIASASDAKLREEICTVGESLYARGYTVGTAGNISARCDDGWLITPTDACLGRLDPAQIAKVDAQGRHVSGARPSKTLELHRRIYEGSSDTRGIVHTHSTSLVALTLAGVWSDEDVLPPITPYYVMKVGHVPLVRYRRPGDPQAAAEIAARAADVRAVLLERLGPVVWERSVSHASYALEELEETARLWLMTTPRPAPLDDAAIDELRQSFGARW, from the coding sequence GTGAGCGACACCGTCATCGCATCGGCCAGCGACGCCAAGTTACGCGAGGAAATCTGCACGGTCGGCGAAAGTCTCTACGCGCGCGGCTACACCGTGGGCACGGCGGGCAACATCAGCGCGCGCTGCGACGACGGCTGGCTCATCACGCCGACGGATGCCTGTCTCGGCCGGCTCGATCCCGCGCAGATCGCCAAAGTGGATGCGCAGGGACGGCACGTTTCCGGCGCGCGGCCCTCGAAGACGCTGGAGTTGCATCGGCGAATCTACGAGGGCAGTTCGGACACGCGCGGCATCGTGCATACCCATTCGACGTCGCTCGTCGCGCTGACGCTCGCGGGCGTCTGGAGCGACGAGGACGTGTTGCCGCCGATCACGCCGTACTACGTGATGAAGGTCGGCCACGTACCGCTCGTGCGATACCGCCGCCCCGGCGACCCGCAGGCGGCGGCCGAAATCGCGGCGCGCGCAGCCGACGTGCGCGCCGTGCTGCTGGAGCGGCTCGGGCCCGTGGTGTGGGAGCGCAGCGTCTCGCATGCGTCGTATGCCCTCGAGGAGCTCGAAGAGACCGCGCGTCTCTGGTTGATGACCACGCCGCGCCCCGCGCCGCTCGACGATGCCGCCATCGACGAACTGCGGCAGAGCTTCGGCGCGCGCTGGTAG
- a CDS encoding response regulator, which produces MDVNDQGLVGSAGSGSGHFERMIAGVRDYAIYLLSPNGLVTSWNVGAERIKGYAPEEIIGQHFSRFYTEEDRATDLPSRALDIAVREGKFESEGWRVRKDGSRFWAHVVLDSLFDDSGHHVGYAKITRDITVQHEARQIAERQKALALDARTREYHELLRLFEQAPGFVCFFRGPNHVYQLQNGAHHRLAGFRPIIGKPVREALPELAGQGFFELLDEVYRSGRPYVGRAVPLRVDPLAGGESEVRFIDFVYQPIVDDAGVVVGIFSQGNDVTDQVAAQEALKRKQGELEQVIVERTEALESTSRALELAKELHVDNARLLRLFEQAPGFVCVLRTREHIFELANAAYRSLIGDRDLVGKRVRDALPEVVEQGFIEVLSRVFDTGEPFVGKAVPVMIRPRDGAPLETRFLDFVYQPIAGNDGEVAGIFVQGQDVTVQKLAQDEVERYQTSLEALVEERTRELEETQAALQRSQKLEAIGKLTGGIAHDFNNILQVIGGNLQLLSASVAGNETAIERVDTAASAVERGAKLSSQLLAFARRQPLQPVVTNLAPVVAGMDDMLRRALGESVVMETVLAGGLWNVQVDPHQLENVVLNLAINARDAMPDGGKLTIELSNSMLDDDYVASDADLEPGQYVMLAISDTGTGMTREVMERACDPFFTTKPEGVGTGLGLSMAYGFVKQSGGHFKIYSEIGHGTTIKIYLPRSHEALVQTTSFAAAPVVGGTETILVVEDDRAVQTTVVEMLRELGYQVLKADNAESALGILQSGLAIDLLFTDVVMPGKLRSPELARGAKAILPNIEVLFTSGYTQNAIVHGGRLDAGVQLLTKPYRREQLARKIRHMLSNRKQVALARSQPARESAPPVAPLPQRFGVLVVEDHPELREMALELIRALGHRVTAVASAEEALASFAKGDFDILFTDVGLPGMDGVALSRRLKAEQPGLRVIYATGYGEAIEAGADSIGTVLAKPYTLASLNAVLAQFSESASDGHAARDGSL; this is translated from the coding sequence ATGGATGTCAACGATCAGGGTCTCGTCGGTTCTGCCGGTTCAGGCAGCGGACACTTCGAGCGCATGATCGCGGGGGTCAGGGACTACGCGATCTATCTTCTTTCTCCGAACGGTCTCGTCACGAGCTGGAACGTCGGCGCCGAGCGCATCAAAGGCTATGCACCGGAGGAAATTATTGGTCAGCACTTCTCACGGTTTTATACCGAGGAAGACCGCGCGACCGACTTGCCCTCGCGCGCGCTGGACATTGCGGTGCGCGAAGGCAAGTTCGAATCGGAAGGCTGGCGCGTGCGCAAGGACGGATCGCGTTTCTGGGCGCATGTCGTGCTCGATTCCCTGTTCGACGATTCGGGGCACCATGTCGGCTACGCCAAGATCACGCGCGACATTACCGTGCAGCATGAAGCGAGGCAGATCGCCGAGCGTCAGAAAGCATTGGCGCTCGATGCGCGCACGCGCGAATATCACGAGTTGCTGCGGCTTTTCGAGCAGGCGCCGGGCTTCGTATGTTTCTTTCGGGGTCCGAATCATGTGTATCAGCTACAGAACGGCGCGCATCATCGGCTCGCGGGATTCAGGCCGATTATCGGCAAGCCTGTGAGGGAGGCACTGCCCGAGCTCGCAGGGCAAGGCTTCTTCGAACTGCTCGACGAAGTCTACCGATCAGGCCGCCCGTACGTCGGCCGCGCCGTGCCGTTGCGTGTCGACCCTCTCGCGGGCGGCGAGAGCGAAGTGCGCTTCATCGACTTCGTGTATCAACCTATCGTGGACGACGCGGGCGTGGTCGTCGGTATCTTCTCGCAAGGCAACGACGTGACCGATCAGGTCGCAGCGCAAGAGGCGCTCAAACGCAAGCAAGGCGAACTGGAACAGGTCATTGTCGAGCGCACCGAGGCGCTGGAAAGCACGAGCCGCGCGCTGGAACTGGCGAAGGAACTGCACGTCGACAACGCGCGCCTTCTGCGGCTTTTCGAACAGGCGCCGGGTTTCGTCTGCGTGCTGCGCACGCGCGAGCACATATTCGAACTGGCGAACGCGGCGTATCGCAGCCTGATAGGAGATCGCGACCTCGTCGGAAAGCGCGTGCGGGATGCGTTGCCGGAAGTGGTCGAGCAAGGGTTCATCGAAGTGCTGTCGCGCGTGTTCGACACGGGAGAGCCTTTCGTCGGCAAGGCCGTGCCGGTCATGATCCGGCCGCGCGACGGCGCACCGCTCGAAACGCGCTTTCTCGACTTCGTGTATCAGCCCATTGCAGGCAACGACGGCGAAGTGGCCGGCATCTTCGTTCAAGGGCAGGACGTCACGGTGCAAAAGCTCGCGCAGGACGAAGTGGAGCGCTATCAAACGAGCCTCGAAGCGCTGGTCGAAGAGCGCACGCGCGAACTCGAAGAGACGCAAGCCGCGTTGCAGCGTTCGCAAAAGCTGGAGGCCATCGGCAAGCTCACCGGCGGCATCGCGCATGACTTCAACAACATCCTGCAAGTGATCGGCGGCAATCTGCAACTACTGTCCGCGTCCGTTGCCGGCAACGAGACGGCGATCGAGCGCGTGGACACCGCGGCGAGCGCCGTGGAGCGCGGCGCGAAACTGTCTTCGCAACTGCTGGCGTTCGCGCGGCGTCAGCCGTTGCAGCCTGTCGTCACGAACCTCGCGCCCGTGGTCGCGGGCATGGACGACATGCTAAGGCGCGCGCTGGGCGAGTCGGTCGTCATGGAGACGGTCCTGGCGGGCGGGCTATGGAACGTGCAGGTCGACCCGCATCAGCTCGAAAACGTCGTGCTGAATCTCGCGATCAACGCCCGCGACGCCATGCCCGACGGCGGCAAGCTCACCATCGAACTGAGCAATTCGATGCTGGACGACGACTACGTCGCATCGGACGCCGATCTCGAACCGGGGCAGTACGTAATGCTGGCCATCTCCGATACCGGCACCGGCATGACGCGCGAAGTGATGGAGCGTGCATGCGATCCGTTCTTCACGACGAAGCCGGAAGGCGTCGGCACGGGCCTCGGTCTCTCGATGGCGTATGGCTTCGTCAAGCAAAGCGGCGGACACTTCAAGATCTACAGCGAAATAGGGCACGGCACCACGATCAAGATCTATCTGCCGCGCTCGCACGAAGCTCTGGTGCAGACCACGTCGTTCGCAGCGGCGCCGGTCGTCGGCGGCACGGAGACGATTCTCGTCGTGGAAGACGATCGGGCCGTGCAGACCACCGTCGTCGAGATGCTGCGCGAGCTCGGGTATCAGGTGCTCAAGGCCGACAATGCCGAGAGCGCGCTCGGCATCTTGCAGAGCGGCTTGGCCATCGACCTGTTGTTCACCGATGTCGTGATGCCCGGCAAGCTGCGCAGCCCCGAGCTCGCGAGAGGCGCGAAGGCGATCTTGCCGAACATCGAAGTGCTGTTCACCTCCGGGTACACGCAGAACGCGATCGTGCATGGCGGGCGGCTCGACGCCGGCGTGCAACTGCTGACCAAGCCTTATCGGCGCGAACAACTGGCGCGCAAGATCCGGCACATGCTGTCGAACCGCAAGCAGGTCGCGCTCGCGCGTTCGCAGCCGGCACGGGAGAGCGCGCCTCCGGTCGCGCCGTTGCCGCAGCGCTTCGGCGTGCTCGTCGTCGAGGATCACCCCGAATTGCGCGAGATGGCGCTCGAACTCATTCGGGCGCTGGGGCATCGGGTGACGGCAGTCGCCAGTGCGGAGGAAGCGCTCGCTTCCTTCGCCAAGGGCGACTTCGACATTCTCTTCACCGATGTCGGGTTGCCCGGCATGGACGGCGTCGCGTTGTCGCGCAGGCTCAAGGCGGAGCAGCCCGGCCTGCGCGTGATCTATGCGACCGGCTACGGCGAGGCGATCGAAGCGGGCGCCGACAGCATCGGCACGGTTTTGGCGAAGCCTTATACGCTCGCGAGCCTGAACGCGGTGCTCGCGCAGTTTTCCGAATCGGCGTCGGACGGGCACGCCGCCAGAGACGGCTCGCTATAG
- a CDS encoding SDR family oxidoreductase, translated as MDKQALIIGATGVIGRNLAEHLQTHGDWSITGVSRGRTPAPAGVESIVADLTSASSVAQALSGRDFTHVFFTAWSRQATEAENIRVNGAMVANVLAALGPSGALEHAALVTGLKHYLGPFEAYARGEIPATPFREEQGRQPVDNFYYEQEDRLFDAARQFGFGWSVHRPHSIIGFAIGNAMNMGVTLAVYASMCRATGEPFVFPGSAAQWHDLTDVTDARLLARHLEWAATWPEARNEDFNVVNGDVFRWKWMWERIANYFGIEPAPFDGETRPLESRMQHAAKTWAEIAARHALAEPEVDKLVSWWHTDADLGRPMEVLTDMTKSRKAGFLDYQSTPDSFFALFDRLKRERIIPE; from the coding sequence ATGGACAAACAAGCACTCATCATCGGCGCGACCGGCGTTATCGGACGCAATCTCGCCGAACACCTTCAAACGCATGGCGACTGGTCCATCACCGGCGTTTCGCGCGGCCGCACGCCTGCGCCCGCCGGCGTCGAATCGATCGTCGCGGATCTCACGTCGGCGTCATCGGTCGCGCAGGCATTGAGCGGACGCGACTTCACTCACGTCTTCTTCACCGCATGGTCGCGGCAAGCGACCGAAGCGGAGAACATCCGCGTCAACGGTGCAATGGTCGCGAATGTCCTCGCGGCATTGGGGCCGTCGGGCGCGCTCGAACATGCGGCGCTCGTGACGGGCCTCAAACACTATCTCGGGCCCTTCGAAGCCTACGCCAGAGGCGAGATTCCGGCCACGCCCTTCCGCGAGGAACAAGGCCGGCAGCCCGTGGACAACTTCTACTACGAGCAGGAAGACCGCTTGTTCGACGCAGCGCGCCAGTTCGGCTTCGGATGGAGCGTGCATCGGCCGCACAGCATCATCGGGTTCGCCATCGGCAATGCCATGAACATGGGCGTGACGCTCGCCGTCTATGCGAGCATGTGCCGGGCAACCGGCGAACCGTTCGTGTTCCCCGGTTCCGCCGCGCAATGGCACGACCTGACCGACGTGACGGACGCGCGTCTTCTCGCGCGGCATCTGGAATGGGCAGCGACCTGGCCCGAAGCGCGCAACGAAGACTTCAACGTCGTGAATGGCGACGTGTTTCGCTGGAAATGGATGTGGGAGCGCATCGCCAATTACTTCGGTATCGAGCCTGCGCCTTTCGATGGCGAGACGAGACCGCTGGAAAGCCGTATGCAGCATGCCGCCAAGACGTGGGCCGAGATCGCGGCGCGGCATGCACTGGCAGAGCCGGAAGTAGACAAGCTCGTCTCCTGGTGGCATACGGATGCGGACCTCGGACGTCCGATGGAAGTACTCACGGACATGACGAAGAGCCGCAAGGCCGGCTTCCTCGATTATCAGAGCACACCTGACTCGTTTTTCGCGCTGTTTGATCGTCTGAAGCGCGAACGCATCATTCCGGAGTGA